In Alphaproteobacteria bacterium, a genomic segment contains:
- a CDS encoding cupin domain-containing protein, which produces MSNAVRHTNRVSRDQAAIHDWGSIQWLVNRETFPTTGITFGYVEIEPGQKNPKHHHPNSDEILYLIEGELEHSIGAESVVLKPGDVLHISSNVPHDARNTGKVTARMVVGYPTGDRRIVMHEAGVD; this is translated from the coding sequence ATGTCCAATGCCGTCCGTCACACGAACCGCGTTTCGCGCGATCAGGCCGCCATCCATGACTGGGGATCGATCCAGTGGCTGGTCAATCGCGAAACATTTCCGACCACGGGAATCACGTTCGGTTATGTCGAGATCGAGCCGGGGCAGAAGAACCCCAAGCATCACCATCCGAACAGCGACGAAATTCTCTATCTGATCGAGGGCGAACTCGAGCACTCGATCGGCGCGGAGTCCGTCGTCCTCAAGCCGGGCGACGTCCTCCATATCTCCAGCAACGTGCCGCACGACGCCCGCAACACCGGCAAGGTCACGGCTCGCATGGTCGTGGGCTATCCGACCGGCGACCGGCGCATCGTGATGCACGAAGCGGGAGTCGACTGA
- a CDS encoding HAMP domain-containing protein, whose amino-acid sequence MRIPLWSKMRLALRIALVVVGSLIVAMFSDKAMNFFVTPPEVIFFQRDWLVDSLRDIRDDIVATPNDARAAILRNLPSTKWLDATIHDSAPESADLREGGELTQLHRQIATALGLAPGDVVISADKVLNPARSVHPIAVVLPELPAVIHDVPSAFRTHTLSSDLRIALRIDAAQWILVTPRSDGNEDMRMARNVALPLLVLLIIALLSIWIARGVARPLDDLAAAAEKLGRDRELSLVGKFNAPELQAIGETFNAMQFRLKQFLDDRLQMIAAISHDLRTPLTRLRLFAEYLGDQEQRRQVLSDIDDMEAMMRATLTFAGNELQDEARGAIDLAAMLISLCDTAADAGCRVVYDGPDHASLVGRPVAIRRAFANLIDNGCKFADTVQVSLRDDADTIVVEVADDGPGIPADKREAAFRPFTRLETSRNRETGGTGLGLTIARDVVLAHRGDIRLDAAATGGLLVSVRLPKAT is encoded by the coding sequence ATGAGAATCCCGCTCTGGTCGAAAATGCGTCTGGCGCTGCGGATCGCGCTGGTGGTCGTCGGCAGCCTCATCGTCGCCATGTTTTCCGACAAGGCGATGAATTTCTTCGTCACGCCGCCCGAGGTGATCTTTTTCCAACGGGATTGGCTGGTCGATTCGCTGCGCGACATCCGCGACGACATCGTTGCGACGCCGAACGACGCGCGCGCGGCGATCCTGCGGAATCTACCATCGACCAAATGGCTGGACGCGACGATCCATGATTCGGCGCCGGAATCGGCCGATCTGCGCGAGGGCGGCGAACTCACGCAGCTTCATCGGCAGATCGCAACGGCACTCGGCCTGGCGCCGGGCGATGTCGTGATTTCGGCGGACAAGGTCCTCAATCCCGCGCGATCCGTCCACCCGATCGCCGTCGTTCTCCCCGAGCTGCCGGCAGTCATACACGACGTTCCAAGCGCGTTCCGCACCCATACGCTCAGCAGCGATTTGCGGATCGCCTTGCGCATCGATGCCGCACAATGGATTCTCGTGACGCCGCGAAGCGACGGGAACGAAGACATGCGAATGGCGCGCAACGTTGCGCTGCCGCTGCTCGTGCTGCTGATCATCGCCCTGCTGTCGATCTGGATTGCGCGCGGCGTCGCCCGCCCGCTCGACGATCTCGCGGCGGCGGCCGAGAAGCTCGGCCGCGACCGCGAACTCAGCCTGGTCGGCAAGTTCAACGCCCCCGAGCTGCAAGCGATCGGCGAGACTTTCAACGCGATGCAGTTCCGCTTGAAGCAATTCCTCGACGATCGTCTGCAAATGATCGCGGCAATCAGCCACGATCTGCGCACGCCGCTCACGCGACTGCGGCTCTTCGCCGAATATCTCGGCGACCAGGAACAGCGCCGCCAGGTCCTGTCGGATATCGACGATATGGAAGCGATGATGCGCGCGACGCTGACTTTCGCCGGCAACGAGTTGCAGGACGAAGCGCGCGGTGCCATCGATCTGGCCGCCATGTTGATCAGTCTGTGCGACACCGCCGCGGATGCGGGATGCCGTGTCGTCTATGACGGGCCCGATCATGCAAGCCTCGTCGGGCGGCCGGTGGCGATCCGACGGGCCTTCGCCAATCTGATCGACAACGGCTGCAAGTTCGCGGACACGGTTCAAGTCTCGCTGCGTGACGACGCCGATACGATCGTCGTGGAAGTCGCCGACGACGGGCCGGGCATTCCGGCCGACAAGCGCGAAGCCGCGTTTCGCCCCTTTACCCGGCTCGAAACGTCGCGCAACCGCGAGACTGGCGGCACCGGGCTCGGCTTGACCATCGCGCGCGACGTCGTCCTGGCGCATCGCGGCGATATCCGGCTCGACGCCGCCGCGACCGGCGGCTTGCTCGTGTCGGTGCGGTTACCCAAGGCGACATGA
- a CDS encoding response regulator, which produces MLARFLTDHGLKVSQAGDGKQMLEICESSRIDVIVLDIMMPGEDGLSLCRRMRARSAVPIILLTAMSGDTDRIIGLEIGADDYVVKPFNPRELLARIRAVTRRLNAASIDAQRPVAPVYEFAGWQLNASRRTLTSPAGELTDLTSGEFDLLLAFVEHPQRALNRDQLLDLAHGRINQSYDRSIDVQVSRLRRKIEVDPQDPVFIKTIRNEGYFFTAPVSLSQENAA; this is translated from the coding sequence ATGCTCGCACGCTTTTTGACCGATCACGGCCTCAAAGTCAGTCAGGCCGGCGACGGAAAGCAGATGCTCGAAATTTGCGAGTCGTCGCGCATCGACGTGATCGTGCTCGACATCATGATGCCCGGCGAGGACGGCCTATCATTGTGCCGGCGCATGCGCGCGCGAAGCGCGGTGCCGATTATACTGCTGACGGCGATGAGCGGCGATACTGACCGGATCATCGGACTCGAGATCGGCGCCGACGACTACGTCGTGAAGCCGTTCAATCCGCGCGAGTTGCTGGCGCGGATCCGCGCCGTGACGCGACGGCTCAACGCCGCCAGCATCGACGCACAACGTCCCGTCGCCCCGGTCTACGAATTCGCAGGCTGGCAACTCAACGCCAGCCGGCGCACGCTGACCTCGCCGGCCGGGGAATTGACCGACCTCACGAGCGGCGAGTTCGATCTGTTGCTGGCCTTCGTCGAGCATCCGCAACGCGCCCTGAACCGCGATCAATTGCTGGACCTCGCCCACGGCCGCATCAACCAATCCTACGACCGCAGCATCGACGTCCAGGTCAGCCGCCTTCGGCGCAAGATCGAGGTCGACCCGCAGGATCCGGTCTTCATCAAGACGATCCGCAACGAAGGGTATTTCTTCACGGCGCCGGTTTCGCTGAGTCAGGAGAATGCCGCGTGA
- a CDS encoding GntR family transcriptional regulator — MNDGRHLTLRERTYEEIVRLIMSGELEPGAALDEKLLIARLASSRTPFREAIGALAKDGLIEVRPYRGFFVRRLTYAEVKDLYDLRQELEGFAVRLAVPRLTAGDIDWFVRVLDQSVAAMAAGDMAAYATHDRAFHERIAELSGNHALVDSLARLKLQIQLCRVIANRDPAFVERAAWERDQILASFRAGDAARAEALMREHIADVRDAVLTALAAAPGPEPVGAET; from the coding sequence ATGAACGACGGACGCCATTTGACCCTGCGCGAGCGCACTTATGAGGAGATCGTCCGATTGATCATGTCGGGCGAACTCGAGCCGGGGGCCGCCCTCGACGAGAAGCTGCTGATCGCGCGTCTGGCGTCGAGCCGCACGCCGTTCCGCGAGGCGATCGGCGCGCTCGCCAAGGACGGTCTGATCGAGGTGCGGCCGTATCGCGGCTTCTTCGTCCGCCGCTTGACCTATGCCGAGGTCAAAGATCTTTACGATCTGCGCCAGGAGCTGGAGGGGTTCGCGGTGCGCTTGGCGGTGCCGCGCCTGACCGCCGGCGACATCGATTGGTTCGTCCGGGTTTTGGATCAAAGTGTGGCGGCAATGGCGGCGGGCGACATGGCCGCCTACGCGACGCACGATCGCGCGTTCCATGAACGCATCGCCGAATTGTCGGGCAATCACGCGCTCGTCGACTCGCTCGCGCGACTCAAACTGCAGATCCAGCTTTGCCGCGTGATCGCCAATCGCGACCCCGCCTTCGTCGAGCGCGCGGCGTGGGAACGCGACCAGATTCTCGCATCCTTCCGGGCGGGCGATGCCGCGCGCGCGGAAGCGCTGATGCGCGAGCATATCGCCGACGTCCGCGACGCCGTTCTGACGGCGCTCGCGGCCGCACCGGGCCCCGAGCCCGTCGGCGCCGAAACCTGA
- a CDS encoding Tm-1-like ATP-binding domain-containing protein — MKVYVVGTCDTKEQELVFAKSIIQAAGVPAVLVDVGTKAEAKAADFPAAQVAAFHPDGPGAVLGKNDRGVAVAAMGLALAAFLKSRNDIGAVLGLGGTGNTTLVTGAMRELPIGVPKLMVSTVASGNTAPYVGPTDMAMMYSVVDIAGLNPISERVIANAARAVAGMVKFAGPLARAAKPGIGMTMFGVTTPCVTEIRKLIGGDYECYVFHATGTGGQSMEKLADSGLVEGLIDATTTEVPDFLFGGVFPCTADRFGAVARTRLPYVGSVGAVDMVNWGARDTVPVRFADRKLHVHNASVTLMRTTPEENRQIGAWIASRLNKCDGPVRFVLPLGGVSMIDALGQPFHDPAADEALFAAIESTLVQTPNRKLVKLPLHINDPAFAAALVTNYRDIAKR, encoded by the coding sequence ATGAAGGTTTATGTCGTCGGGACCTGCGATACGAAGGAACAGGAGCTCGTTTTCGCCAAATCCATCATCCAAGCGGCCGGCGTTCCCGCCGTACTTGTTGATGTCGGCACGAAAGCGGAAGCGAAGGCGGCGGACTTCCCCGCCGCCCAAGTCGCGGCCTTTCACCCGGACGGTCCCGGCGCCGTTTTGGGCAAGAACGATCGTGGGGTCGCCGTCGCCGCGATGGGTTTGGCCCTCGCCGCCTTTCTGAAATCGCGGAACGACATCGGCGCCGTCCTCGGCCTCGGCGGCACCGGCAATACGACCTTGGTGACCGGCGCGATGCGCGAATTGCCGATCGGCGTGCCGAAGCTGATGGTCTCGACCGTCGCCTCAGGCAATACGGCGCCCTATGTCGGCCCCACCGATATGGCGATGATGTATTCGGTGGTCGATATCGCGGGGCTGAACCCGATCAGCGAGCGCGTCATCGCCAACGCCGCGCGCGCCGTCGCGGGCATGGTCAAATTCGCGGGCCCGCTTGCGCGCGCCGCCAAACCCGGCATCGGCATGACGATGTTCGGCGTGACGACGCCGTGCGTGACCGAGATCCGCAAGCTGATCGGCGGCGATTACGAATGCTACGTCTTTCACGCGACGGGCACCGGCGGCCAATCGATGGAAAAGCTCGCCGATTCCGGCCTGGTCGAAGGCTTGATCGACGCGACGACGACCGAGGTTCCCGACTTCCTGTTCGGCGGCGTGTTCCCCTGCACCGCCGATCGCTTCGGCGCGGTCGCGCGCACGCGCTTGCCCTATGTCGGATCGGTCGGCGCGGTCGACATGGTGAATTGGGGGGCGCGCGATACGGTGCCCGTCCGCTTCGCGGATCGAAAGCTGCACGTCCACAACGCGAGCGTCACGCTGATGCGCACGACGCCGGAGGAGAACCGGCAGATCGGCGCCTGGATCGCATCGCGCCTCAACAAATGCGACGGGCCGGTCCGCTTCGTGCTGCCGCTGGGCGGCGTGTCGATGATCGACGCGCTCGGCCAACCCTTCCACGATCCCGCCGCCGACGAAGCGCTGTTCGCCGCGATCGAGTCCACGCTTGTCCAAACGCCCAATCGCAAACTGGTCAAGCTGCCGCTGCACATCAACGACCCGGCCTTCGCGGCCGCCTTGGTCACGAATTATCGCGACATCGCCAAACGCTGA
- a CDS encoding MipA/OmpV family protein, whose product MKSIVAYRALLTAFLLTGAPLVVSAQQPAAPRSAPPVAADSRKDWDIRIGAGALYQPEFEGSSKYTVTPLPLLSVNYRDLVFLQGPMLGVNAFTWRDATGGSKFQVGPLVRYQLGRDEDDSDDLRGMGDIDGSVEIGGFMNYAVGAWSAGLSVFRDVGDSHDGLTAKVSAGHRLALTPRISLRSEIFTTWADDNYVQTFFGVTGAQSARSGLREYRPEGGFKDAGLTLDLDYKLTENWSLVGRAGYKRLLGDAADSPLVKDRGDANQFSTGLMIGYRF is encoded by the coding sequence ATGAAATCGATCGTTGCCTATCGTGCCCTGCTAACCGCTTTTCTCCTGACCGGCGCGCCCCTCGTCGTTTCTGCCCAGCAGCCGGCCGCGCCGCGCTCGGCGCCGCCGGTCGCCGCCGATTCCAGAAAGGACTGGGACATCCGTATCGGCGCCGGCGCGCTCTACCAGCCGGAATTCGAGGGCAGCAGCAAATACACGGTCACGCCGTTGCCGCTCTTGTCGGTCAATTACCGCGACCTGGTGTTTTTGCAGGGGCCGATGCTGGGGGTCAACGCCTTCACATGGCGCGATGCGACCGGCGGCTCCAAATTTCAAGTCGGTCCCTTGGTCCGCTATCAGCTCGGCCGTGACGAGGACGACAGCGACGATCTGCGCGGGATGGGCGATATCGACGGTAGCGTCGAGATCGGCGGCTTCATGAATTACGCGGTCGGCGCCTGGTCGGCGGGATTGAGCGTGTTCCGCGACGTCGGCGACAGCCATGACGGACTCACGGCCAAAGTTTCGGCGGGGCATCGTCTCGCATTGACCCCGCGGATCAGTCTGCGCAGCGAGATCTTCACGACTTGGGCGGACGACAACTACGTCCAGACGTTCTTCGGCGTGACCGGGGCGCAATCGGCGCGCAGCGGATTGCGCGAGTATCGCCCCGAAGGCGGCTTCAAGGACGCCGGCCTGACGCTCGATCTTGATTACAAGCTGACGGAGAATTGGAGCCTTGTCGGCCGCGCCGGCTACAAGCGCCTGCTGGGTGACGCGGCCGACAGTCCGCTGGTCAAGGATCGCGGCGACGCGAATCAATTCTCGACGGGGCTCATGATCGGCTACCGGTTTTGA
- a CDS encoding sugar ABC transporter permease, with translation MVRKRPARDGVLAPFLFIGPALLIYGAFSLYPTIDTLRLALTDAKGLNSAANFVGVENFVSLASDATILRVLLQTAQWLVLHVLLAGGAGLALAVAIARLTRTHVFYRTAYFLPHVVSLAVVGVIWAKIYDPYFGLLNAALDAVGLGWFKLGWLSDPALVIFSVNIASSWQGFGIYMLLFIAGLQNIDTALYEAAEIDGAGPWQKFVHVTLPGLREVMTFVVSLALINGLKGFATIWVMTQGGPFYRSEILTTYIVKLAFQFQEHGRAAALCVVLSLIAMSITIAFNRWREKLR, from the coding sequence ATGGTCCGTAAACGTCCTGCGCGCGACGGCGTCTTGGCGCCGTTTCTGTTCATCGGGCCGGCGCTGCTGATCTACGGCGCTTTCTCGCTTTATCCGACGATCGATACGTTGCGCCTTGCCTTGACCGACGCGAAGGGCCTCAACAGCGCCGCGAATTTCGTCGGGGTCGAGAACTTCGTTTCACTGGCTTCGGACGCGACCATTCTGCGCGTATTGCTCCAAACCGCGCAGTGGCTGGTTTTGCACGTGTTGCTGGCGGGCGGCGCCGGGCTGGCCTTGGCGGTCGCGATCGCGCGGTTGACGCGCACCCATGTTTTCTATCGGACCGCCTATTTCCTGCCGCATGTCGTGTCGCTGGCCGTGGTCGGCGTGATTTGGGCGAAGATCTACGACCCCTATTTCGGCCTTTTGAACGCGGCACTCGATGCGGTGGGGTTGGGCTGGTTCAAACTCGGCTGGCTGTCGGACCCCGCCTTGGTGATCTTCTCGGTCAATATCGCCAGCTCGTGGCAGGGCTTCGGCATATATATGCTGCTGTTCATCGCCGGGCTGCAGAACATCGATACGGCGCTCTACGAAGCGGCGGAGATCGACGGCGCCGGACCGTGGCAGAAATTCGTGCATGTCACGCTGCCGGGCTTGCGCGAAGTGATGACGTTCGTCGTGTCGCTCGCGCTCATCAACGGGCTCAAAGGTTTCGCGACGATCTGGGTCATGACCCAAGGCGGGCCGTTCTACCGCAGCGAAATACTCACGACCTACATCGTCAAACTCGCCTTCCAGTTCCAGGAGCACGGCCGCGCGGCGGCGTTGTGCGTCGTGCTCAGTCTGATCGCGATGAGCATCACCATCGCGTTCAATCGCTGGCGGGAGAAGCTGCGATGA
- a CDS encoding Gfo/Idh/MocA family oxidoreductase yields MNDRTHHIRQIKYQFEYERRLKACFVGAGGHSFRNVYPALRYAPVDLAAVSDIALDRAQAYAKLFGGERAYADHREMFAREKPEIVFVVTAYHKDGRVQATDIAKDALAAGAHVWMEKPTAASLDEVRDLAARAKAADRQVMTGIKKVFFPAIEKLGEIVASPAFGRLSSLYLRYPQALPPPDKRGDLVAMQSFLDHIYHPAAILNFLGGKIARASYEWEPHNGGSVLTFRYASGAVGTAHFAAGSSGASPFERVEAVGEGANAVVDNGTKLTYYRRAALPTYGRAASFIQPDECAPLHWEPENSLGQLYNNNMFFLGYVPEILHLCDAVLDGRKIAKGSLDDVAEIMKLFEFFRRTPAGTWADL; encoded by the coding sequence ATGAACGACCGCACGCATCACATCCGTCAGATCAAGTACCAGTTCGAGTATGAGCGCCGCTTGAAGGCGTGCTTCGTCGGCGCCGGCGGTCATTCGTTCCGTAACGTCTATCCCGCCTTACGCTACGCGCCCGTCGATTTGGCGGCGGTGTCGGATATCGCGCTCGATCGCGCGCAAGCCTACGCCAAACTGTTCGGCGGCGAACGCGCCTATGCCGACCATCGCGAGATGTTCGCGCGCGAAAAGCCGGAGATCGTGTTCGTCGTCACCGCCTATCACAAGGATGGGCGCGTCCAGGCGACCGATATCGCCAAGGACGCGTTGGCGGCGGGCGCCCATGTGTGGATGGAGAAGCCGACGGCCGCGAGCCTCGACGAGGTGCGCGACCTTGCCGCGCGCGCGAAGGCCGCCGATCGGCAGGTGATGACGGGCATCAAGAAGGTCTTCTTTCCCGCGATCGAGAAATTGGGCGAGATCGTCGCGTCGCCGGCATTCGGCCGATTGTCGTCGCTCTATTTGCGCTATCCGCAGGCCTTGCCGCCGCCCGACAAGCGCGGCGATCTGGTCGCGATGCAAAGCTTCCTCGACCACATCTATCATCCCGCCGCGATCCTCAATTTCCTCGGCGGGAAGATCGCGCGCGCGAGCTACGAGTGGGAGCCGCATAACGGCGGCAGCGTTCTGACCTTCCGCTACGCCAGCGGTGCGGTCGGCACGGCGCATTTCGCGGCCGGATCTTCGGGGGCGAGTCCGTTCGAACGTGTCGAAGCGGTGGGCGAGGGCGCCAATGCCGTCGTCGACAACGGCACGAAGCTGACCTACTACCGGCGCGCGGCGCTGCCGACTTATGGCCGTGCGGCGAGCTTCATCCAGCCCGACGAATGCGCGCCGTTGCATTGGGAGCCGGAAAACTCGCTGGGCCAGCTCTACAACAACAACATGTTCTTCCTCGGCTATGTGCCCGAGATCTTGCATCTTTGCGATGCGGTTCTCGACGGCCGCAAGATCGCCAAAGGCTCGCTCGACGACGTCGCCGAGATCATGAAGCTGTTCGAATTCTTTCGCCGCACGCCGGCCGGGACTTGGGCTGACTTGTAG
- a CDS encoding extracellular solute-binding protein, with protein sequence MFKTGKAVRRTAGWIAAALMAAGIAGAAHAQTLRMWGPEQLNDPEIAKLWNEIKADFEKRNPGVTVQYMQPTGTITNGAVQAAIQSDAGPDVILTNSGIGRVGVVAEAKLVVPLTAYYEQRGWKSRLHGWLYDELKTHFAGEIYEFPDGLDVIGLWYHKDVFAQRGWQAPKTYAELLALFDEAKKAGLQPLVVGPRNNASGGHLFGNLMQVTAGQKTVGEVLAGRRPWTDRAIVGSAQRLIDLVDRGALAKDMVALDLDGAARLFFTKRAAFMFAGPWFTSNARRAGYNLDNAGFMTVPVDAGQGESLPTGGVGWSWMISANSKQKDLALRWLDYIVSQEVMVKRASHASNWMVFPQALPGLSPSTPVLKTIFDTANKGVGYNPSVYIPGNVVEAYLQAITGLVGGQVNARDAMAGIQAQAERAPRR encoded by the coding sequence ATGTTCAAGACCGGCAAGGCGGTGCGACGCACCGCCGGATGGATCGCGGCTGCCTTGATGGCGGCCGGGATCGCGGGCGCGGCGCACGCGCAGACTTTGCGCATGTGGGGCCCCGAACAGCTCAACGATCCCGAGATCGCGAAGCTGTGGAACGAGATCAAGGCGGATTTCGAGAAGCGCAATCCGGGCGTGACGGTGCAATACATGCAACCGACCGGCACGATCACCAACGGCGCCGTGCAGGCCGCGATCCAGTCGGACGCCGGACCGGACGTGATCTTGACGAATTCCGGCATCGGCCGTGTGGGCGTGGTGGCCGAGGCGAAGCTCGTCGTGCCGTTGACCGCCTATTACGAACAGCGCGGCTGGAAATCGCGGCTCCACGGCTGGCTTTACGACGAGTTGAAGACCCATTTCGCGGGCGAGATCTACGAATTCCCCGACGGGCTCGACGTCATCGGGCTTTGGTATCACAAGGACGTGTTCGCCCAGCGCGGCTGGCAAGCGCCGAAGACCTACGCCGAATTGCTGGCGCTGTTCGACGAGGCGAAGAAGGCGGGGCTCCAACCGCTGGTCGTCGGCCCGCGCAACAACGCGAGCGGCGGCCATTTGTTCGGCAATCTGATGCAGGTGACCGCCGGGCAAAAGACGGTGGGCGAAGTTCTCGCCGGCCGCCGGCCCTGGACCGATCGGGCGATCGTAGGATCGGCGCAGCGTCTGATCGATCTCGTCGATCGCGGCGCGCTCGCCAAGGATATGGTGGCACTTGACCTGGACGGTGCCGCACGTCTGTTCTTCACGAAACGCGCGGCGTTCATGTTCGCCGGTCCCTGGTTCACCTCGAACGCGCGGCGGGCCGGCTACAATCTCGACAATGCCGGCTTCATGACGGTGCCGGTCGACGCGGGGCAGGGCGAGTCCCTCCCGACCGGCGGCGTGGGCTGGAGCTGGATGATCTCCGCCAACTCCAAGCAGAAGGATCTGGCGCTGCGCTGGCTCGACTATATCGTCTCGCAAGAGGTGATGGTGAAGCGCGCGTCGCATGCCAGCAACTGGATGGTCTTCCCGCAGGCGCTGCCGGGGCTGTCGCCCTCGACGCCGGTGCTGAAGACGATCTTCGACACGGCGAACAAGGGCGTGGGCTACAACCCCAGCGTCTATATTCCCGGCAACGTCGTGGAGGCGTATCTTCAGGCGATCACCGGGCTGGTCGGCGGCCAGGTCAACGCACGCGACGCGATGGCCGGCATCCAGGCCCAAGCCGAACGCGCGCCGCGCCGGTGA
- a CDS encoding carbohydrate ABC transporter permease — protein sequence MKRREWPVALGLAVPLLFVLAPFLWLVLSSFKSEMEIAMSGPFALPDALLYQNYADAWNIGGFGKLVINSAANVVMVVLLTLLVCAPAGYAFAKMRVPGGDFVFYLILLGLTVPVQAIVVPLYKVLAGLGLLNTLAGISLAQVGNGIPFGIFLMRSFFRGIPNELIEAAKIDGATHFAILTRILLPVARPAILALVVISALSTWNDFFLPLVVLISPESQTLPLGLVRFASTYSTEHRLVFAGTVISFLPVVLLYILTQRRFAEGLTQGALKG from the coding sequence ATGAAACGCCGCGAATGGCCCGTGGCGCTCGGCCTTGCCGTGCCTTTGTTGTTCGTGCTGGCGCCGTTCTTGTGGCTGGTGCTGTCCAGCTTCAAAAGCGAGATGGAGATCGCGATGTCCGGTCCCTTCGCGCTGCCGGACGCGCTGCTCTACCAGAACTACGCCGATGCGTGGAACATCGGCGGTTTCGGCAAGCTGGTGATCAACAGCGCCGCCAACGTCGTCATGGTCGTGCTGCTCACCCTATTGGTTTGCGCGCCGGCGGGCTACGCCTTCGCGAAGATGCGCGTGCCCGGCGGCGATTTCGTGTTCTACCTCATCCTGCTCGGTCTGACCGTGCCCGTGCAGGCGATCGTCGTGCCGCTTTACAAGGTTCTCGCCGGGCTTGGTCTGCTCAATACCTTGGCGGGCATCAGCCTCGCCCAGGTGGGCAACGGCATTCCGTTCGGCATTTTCCTGATGCGGAGTTTCTTCCGCGGGATCCCCAACGAGCTGATCGAGGCGGCGAAGATCGACGGCGCGACGCATTTCGCGATCCTGACGCGTATCCTTCTGCCCGTCGCACGGCCCGCGATCCTCGCTTTGGTCGTCATCAGCGCGTTGTCGACCTGGAACGATTTCTTTTTGCCGCTGGTCGTTCTGATTTCGCCCGAATCGCAGACGCTGCCGCTCGGCCTCGTGCGCTTCGCCAGTACGTACTCGACCGAGCATCGGCTCGTCTTCGCGGGCACGGTGATTTCCTTCCTGCCCGTCGTCCTTCTGTACATCCTCACCCAGCGGCGTTTCGCCGAAGGGCTTACCCAAGGCGCGCTCAAAGGCTGA